One Gadus morhua chromosome 23, gadMor3.0, whole genome shotgun sequence DNA segment encodes these proteins:
- the pabpn1 gene encoding polyadenylate-binding protein 2 isoform X3, whose product MEEEAEKLKELQNEVEKQMNLSPPPAGPVIMSIEEKMEADGRSIYVGNVDYGATAEELEAHFHGCGSVNRVTILCDKFTGHPKGFAYIEFADKESVRTAMALDESLFRGRQIKVGAKRTNRPGISTTDRGFPRARFRSRGGSFSSSRARYYSGYTPPRGRGRAFRFQDQWRLTSPPQVAQPPPTVSAASLSLSAPAMHTHPILSVWGGGGGGPGDHRPSAGGIYYNSKR is encoded by the exons atggaggaggaagcagagaaGCTGAAGGAGCTGCAGAACGAGGTGGAGAAACAGATGAACCTCAGCCCCCCTCCCG CTGGTCCCGTCATCATGTCCATCGAGGAGAAGATGGAAGCGGACGGCAGGTCGATCTACGTTGGAAAT GTGGACTACGGGGCCACGGCGGAGGAGCTCGAGGCCCACTTCCACGGGTGTGGGTCCGTCAACAGAGTCACCATCCTGTGTGACAAGTTCACAGGACATCCTAAAGG GTTCGCCTATATCGAGTTTGCAGACAAGGAGTCGGTGCGGACGGCCATGGCCCTGGACGAGTCGCTGTTCAGAGGACGGCAGATAAAA gTGGGCGCCAAGAGGACCAACAGACCAGGGATCAGCACGACAGACCGCGGTTTCCCCCGCGCCCGCTTCCGCTCACGAGGAGGAAGCTTCTCGTCATCACGGGCGCGCTACTACAGCGGCTACACACCGCCCCGGGGCCGGGGACGGGCCTTCAG GTTTCAGGACCAGTGGCGGCTGACTTCCCCTCCCCAGGTggcgcagcccccccccactgtctccgcagcgtccctctctctctctgctcccgctATGCACACTCACCCCATCCTGTCcgtgtgggggggcgggggcggggggccgggcgaCCACAGGCCCAGCGCGGGGGGCATTTACTACAACAGTAAACGCTGA
- the ngdn gene encoding neuroguidin, whose amino-acid sequence MRGSRTGSEAVCLSAAPVLVEVVCPSAAPVPNPRRFVPPRLLYWIKMAASIDNYLIESDLPKAENLLNLLTEQVVSVTGHIRDLQKKIKDGVFQTAKGLSFLDLRYQLLLFYLQDLTHLISLKTEGAKIKESQAIERVMAVRTVLEKMRPLDHKLKYQIDKLVRTAVTGSLAENDPLHLRPNPENLMSKLSESEESGGEDGLPSVSEKKTAAFGDRKYIPPKIAPMHYDGDVTEADRKKEQQDRLRRSALRSSVIQELREQYSDTPEEIRDRRDFQTERQSRDDQHRKNYEESMMVRLNVPKAERLARKRSMQGMSGQLNSITHFSDISALTGGAGRQDEDSPRPKKQMMKKKTKKRAFKKYK is encoded by the exons ATGCGAGGCTCCCGTACTGGATCAGAGGCGGTTTGTCTTTCCGCGGCTCCCGtattggtggaggtggtttgtCCTTCCGCGGCTCCCGTACCGAATCCGAGGCGGTTTGTCCCTCCGCGGCTCCTGTACTGGATCAAAATGGCGGCCTCTATAGACAAC TATTTGATTGAGAGCGATCTACCAAAAGCAGAGAACCTGTTGAACCTTCTCACAGAGCAG GTGGTTTCAGTCACAGGCCACATCCGTGACCTGCAGAAGAAGATTAAAGATGGTGTATTTCAGACTGCTAAG GGTCTGTCCTTCCTGGACCTCCGCTACCAGCTGCTGCTGTTCTACCTCCAGGACCTCACCCACCTCATCAGCCTCAAGACGGAGGGCGCCAAAATAAAGGAGAGCCAGGCCATTGAGCGCGTGATGGCGGTTCGAACG GTCCTGGAGAAGATGCGCCCGCTGGACCACAAACTGAAATACCAGATTGATAAACTTGTCCGCACGGCCGTCACTGGGAGTCTGG CTGAAAACGACCCGCTGCATCTTCGTCCAAATCCTGAGAATCTCATGAGCAAA ctgaGTGAGTCGGAGGAGTCTGGCGGTGAGGACGGACTCCCCTCAGTCTCAGAGAAGAAGACCGCAGCGTTTGGAGACAGGAAATACATCCCTCCGAAGATCGCCCCCATGCACTACG ACGGCGACGTGACGGAGGCGGACCGCAAGAAGGAGCAGCAGGACCGGCTGCGGCGCTCCGCGCTGCGCAGCTCCGTCATCCAGGAGCTGCGGGAGCAGTACAGCGACACTCCCGAGGAGATCCGGGACCGCCGCGACTTCCAGACGGAGCGCCAGAGCCGGGACGACCAGCACAG GAAAAACTACGAGGAGTCGATGATGGTGCGTCTCAACGTTCCCAAGGCAGAGCGTCtggcgaggaagaggagcatgCAGGGGATGTCGGGCCAGCTGAACAGCATCACGCACTTCAGCGACATCTCAGCGCTGACTGGAGGCGCCGGAAGACAG GACGAGGATTCCCCACGTCCCAAGAAACAAATGATGAAAAAGAAAACCAAGAAGAGAG CTTTCAAGAAATACAAGTAG
- the LOC115537529 gene encoding CCAAT/enhancer-binding protein beta isoform X1: MGTRVTMVDSSGRSPVIQEWSGPYPGHGLDAGHGLDPSDPGMHAAAGSLSQMEMLLGCPAPGPPLRSCGGEERLGAGTLAYLSYMQPCMGGSAGSEHMSNQQQEFSPYMLPPGACRLPSGLGPPGTGPPVPKRAISKNSVEYRLRRERNNIAVRKSRDKARRRILLTQQRAAQLTEDNQRLQQRLGQLSQELDTLRHVLAQRHAARPGDSAGEACL; the protein is encoded by the exons ATGGGAACACGAGTCACG ATGGTCGATTCCAGCGGGAGATCCCCCGTGATCCAGGAGTGGTCCGGCCCGTACCCGGGTCACGGCCTGGACGCCGGGCACGGCCTGGACCCCTCCGACCCGGGCATGCACGCGGCGGCCGGGTCCCTGAGCCAGATGGAGATGCTGCTGGGCTgcccggccccggggccccccctGAGGAGCTGCGGGGGCGAGGAGCGCCTGGGGGCCGGCACGCTGGCCTACCTGTCCTACATGCAGCCCTGCATGGGCGGCTCGGCGGGCTCCGAACACATGTCCAACCAGCAG CAGGAGTTCTCCCCGTACATGCTGCCCCCCGGGGCCTGCCGCCTCCCGTCGGGGCTGGGGCCCCCGGGGACCGGCCCGCCCGTGCCCAAGAGGGCCATCAGCAAGAACAGCGTGGAGTACCGGCTGCGGCGCGAGAGGAACAACATCGCCGTGCGCAAGAGCCGGGACAAGGCGCGGCGCCGCATCCTGCTGACCCAGCAGCGGGCCGCCCAGCTGACGGAGGACAACCAGCGCCTCCAGCAGCGCCTGGGCCAGCTGTCCCAGGAGCTGGACACGCTGCGCCACGTCCTGGCCCAGCGCCACGCCGCCCGGCCGGGGGACTCCGCCGGGGAGGCCTGTCTGtag
- the LOC115537529 gene encoding CCAAT/enhancer-binding protein beta isoform X2, with protein MGTRVTMVDSSGRSPVIQEWSGPYPGHGLDAGHGLDPSDPGMHAAAGSLSQMEMLLGCPAPGPPLRSCGGEERLGAGTLAYLSYMQPCMGGSAGSEHMSNQQEFSPYMLPPGACRLPSGLGPPGTGPPVPKRAISKNSVEYRLRRERNNIAVRKSRDKARRRILLTQQRAAQLTEDNQRLQQRLGQLSQELDTLRHVLAQRHAARPGDSAGEACL; from the exons ATGGGAACACGAGTCACG ATGGTCGATTCCAGCGGGAGATCCCCCGTGATCCAGGAGTGGTCCGGCCCGTACCCGGGTCACGGCCTGGACGCCGGGCACGGCCTGGACCCCTCCGACCCGGGCATGCACGCGGCGGCCGGGTCCCTGAGCCAGATGGAGATGCTGCTGGGCTgcccggccccggggccccccctGAGGAGCTGCGGGGGCGAGGAGCGCCTGGGGGCCGGCACGCTGGCCTACCTGTCCTACATGCAGCCCTGCATGGGCGGCTCGGCGGGCTCCGAACACATGTCCAACCAGCAG GAGTTCTCCCCGTACATGCTGCCCCCCGGGGCCTGCCGCCTCCCGTCGGGGCTGGGGCCCCCGGGGACCGGCCCGCCCGTGCCCAAGAGGGCCATCAGCAAGAACAGCGTGGAGTACCGGCTGCGGCGCGAGAGGAACAACATCGCCGTGCGCAAGAGCCGGGACAAGGCGCGGCGCCGCATCCTGCTGACCCAGCAGCGGGCCGCCCAGCTGACGGAGGACAACCAGCGCCTCCAGCAGCGCCTGGGCCAGCTGTCCCAGGAGCTGGACACGCTGCGCCACGTCCTGGCCCAGCGCCACGCCGCCCGGCCGGGGGACTCCGCCGGGGAGGCCTGTCTGtag
- the LOC115537529 gene encoding CCAAT/enhancer-binding protein beta isoform X3 — MVDSSGRSPVIQEWSGPYPGHGLDAGHGLDPSDPGMHAAAGSLSQMEMLLGCPAPGPPLRSCGGEERLGAGTLAYLSYMQPCMGGSAGSEHMSNQQQEFSPYMLPPGACRLPSGLGPPGTGPPVPKRAISKNSVEYRLRRERNNIAVRKSRDKARRRILLTQQRAAQLTEDNQRLQQRLGQLSQELDTLRHVLAQRHAARPGDSAGEACL; from the exons ATGGTCGATTCCAGCGGGAGATCCCCCGTGATCCAGGAGTGGTCCGGCCCGTACCCGGGTCACGGCCTGGACGCCGGGCACGGCCTGGACCCCTCCGACCCGGGCATGCACGCGGCGGCCGGGTCCCTGAGCCAGATGGAGATGCTGCTGGGCTgcccggccccggggccccccctGAGGAGCTGCGGGGGCGAGGAGCGCCTGGGGGCCGGCACGCTGGCCTACCTGTCCTACATGCAGCCCTGCATGGGCGGCTCGGCGGGCTCCGAACACATGTCCAACCAGCAG CAGGAGTTCTCCCCGTACATGCTGCCCCCCGGGGCCTGCCGCCTCCCGTCGGGGCTGGGGCCCCCGGGGACCGGCCCGCCCGTGCCCAAGAGGGCCATCAGCAAGAACAGCGTGGAGTACCGGCTGCGGCGCGAGAGGAACAACATCGCCGTGCGCAAGAGCCGGGACAAGGCGCGGCGCCGCATCCTGCTGACCCAGCAGCGGGCCGCCCAGCTGACGGAGGACAACCAGCGCCTCCAGCAGCGCCTGGGCCAGCTGTCCCAGGAGCTGGACACGCTGCGCCACGTCCTGGCCCAGCGCCACGCCGCCCGGCCGGGGGACTCCGCCGGGGAGGCCTGTCTGtag